The genomic segment CGGCCGCGTAGCGCGGGTCCTCTCGCAGCGGAACCGGGCTGCGGGCGCCCAGTACCGGGGTGCCCGACGCCACCACCCGAAGATCCTCCGAGGCGGCGGCCCTCGCCACGGCCGCGCGCACCCGCGCCAGATGGTCCCTGAGTTCGCCCGTCTCCGAGCACGGCGGCGTCTTGCCCTCGATCTGATACTCGCTGAACTCGCCGGAGACCAGATCGCCCACCTCGATCCGGGCCCGCCGCAACACCCGCGAGCCCGCCTCCCGTACCGCCCCGTCACCGGCGTCGACCAGGAAGTACTCCTCCTCGACGCCCAGCGTCGGCAACTGCCCCCGCCCGTCCGATCCCCACACCGACACGCTCGCCCCACATCCCGCCGACCCGAAACGAACAAACATCATCGCCCGCCCCAGCATCACGCCTGCACCGGGACGTTCACCCGCCGGCACGCCGACATGACGACCGCCCGTCACGAAACCGCCGACCACCACCGGCAGCCGCCCCGGCGGAATGACCGCGAACTCGGGTGAGGCGAGCACGGCGACCGGCCAAGCGATCGGCGCGCCCAACTCCCGACCATTACCAACGAAGACTAAAAGGTCTCATATCATGCCAAATGACATGAGGTGTGCCACGGAGCGTCGCGGCGAGGAGAAGGATATGGCGGGGCCGGTCACGGATCCGGAAGGGCCGGACAAGGCGTGGTGGGAGCCGGACGGCGGCTTCTTCGGGGACCTGTACCGGGAGGCCGACGACTCCCTCCGCACGTTCTTCGGAGACCGGACACGGCTGAACGATCGTACGGTCGTCGAGGCGGACGGCGTCACCCGCCTGTGCGGTCTGACCGCCAACTCGCGGCTGTTGGACTGTCCGTGCGGTTACGGTCGCCACAGCGTCGAACTCGCCCGGCGCGGCCTGGACGTGGTCGGCGTCGACATCAACCCCGGCTTCCTCGAAGCGGCCCGGCGCGAGGCCGCGGACGCCGACGTCGCGGCCCACTTCGTCGAGGGCGACATGCGGGAGTTGCCGGACGTGGCACCGGTCGACGCGGTGATCAACATGTTCTACTCCTTCGGGTTCTTCACCCCCGAGGAGGACCTGGCGGTACTTCGCGGCTTCCACGCCGTGTTGAAGCCGACCGGACGTCTGCTGATGCACACGATGGTCACCATCCCCGCGTTGACCGAAGGTCGGATCCCGGCCGAGGAACGACGCCTACTCGCCAGCGGACGCCATCTGGTCTCGCGCCGCCGCCTCGACGCGGACACCCGCCGGGAAGTCGGCCAATGGGCGATCGTCGACGACGAGGGCACCGAACAACCCATGACGCCCTACGACGTGCGGATCTACGCCCCCGACGAGTTCACCGACCTGTGCCGCGAGGCCGGTTTCGCGTCGACCACCTGTTACGGCGGCTGGGATGGCGCACCCTACGAGGACGCGTCCCCCAACCTGATCGTCATCGCAGACCGGTGACACCGACGATCCCGACCCTCCGCCCCGGACACGGTCCCCGGCCCGGGACGGAGGTCACTCCCGCCCCTGGACCCGGAACCACGGGAAGTGTGAACGCCCGCCGTCGGGAGCCGGATTGAAGCCGATCGTTCGAAATCGGTGTCGGTCGGACCAGGGTGTACGCGTCGCGTGCGGATGATCGCGATCATGTCGAGTGCGTTCCGGAGTCGGGTGGCGGTGGTGTTGCAGTTCTCGGTGAACCTGACACGCCGGCAAGCTCGGCCGCCACCAAACGCTCCCCGAATACGGCCAACAGCCAGTCCGCGCGATGACCTTCCGCAACACGGTTTCGGAACTCGGGCAGCACCGAGTGGTCGAATCCGGGGTCGTCCGACTCCAAGCCCA from the Embleya scabrispora genome contains:
- a CDS encoding class I SAM-dependent methyltransferase, whose translation is MAGPVTDPEGPDKAWWEPDGGFFGDLYREADDSLRTFFGDRTRLNDRTVVEADGVTRLCGLTANSRLLDCPCGYGRHSVELARRGLDVVGVDINPGFLEAARREAADADVAAHFVEGDMRELPDVAPVDAVINMFYSFGFFTPEEDLAVLRGFHAVLKPTGRLLMHTMVTIPALTEGRIPAEERRLLASGRHLVSRRRLDADTRREVGQWAIVDDEGTEQPMTPYDVRIYAPDEFTDLCREAGFASTTCYGGWDGAPYEDASPNLIVIADR